A window of Actinobacillus suis ATCC 33415 contains these coding sequences:
- a CDS encoding lactoferrin/transferrin family TonB-dependent receptor gives MKNKLNLISLALLSLFAVQSYAEQAVQLNDVYVTGTKKKAHKKENEVTGLGKVVKTPDTLSKEQVLGIRDLTRYDPGISVVEQGRGATTGYSIRGVDRNRVGLALDGLPQIQSYVSQYSRSSSGAINEIEYENLRSIQISKGASSSEFGSGSLGGSVQFRTKEVSDIIKPGQSWGLDTKSAYSSKNQQWLNSLAFAGTHNGFDALVIYTHRDGKETKAHKDAESRSQNITRVGVETNELDTSNRYTATTNNQHTYGWFLIKDECPTLDCTPKQMARVTKDTPSFRSYPEYTPEEKQAYENQKHITERLNAQDYTGEYRALPDPLKYKSDSWLVKLGYTFSPKHYVAGTYEHSKQRYDTRDMTYTAYWQPSDLLRTGRNWYPMNNAKGLYRDNALDGVAIDYFTEDGVKSSKGLRWAKARFIDEWHTRDRLGALYRYTNQDGNRLIDRLSLSFDQQKINLSTRLRENNCSEYPTIDKNCRATLDKLWSSTKNEQSSYEEKHDTIQLSLDKTVQTGLGKHQLNMLLGSDRFNSTLKRHEILSEFSVGSWGLVRDIGYRNGSYNNPYVYELKDQAIYSKNECDYSGTIAGRADCATSKIKGHNHYIALRDNFAITKYLDIGLGYRFDKHKFRSTHRWANQGDYKNSAWNIGIVAKPTSFLSLSYRASSGFRVPSFQELFGLRYDGAMKGSSDAYQKTEKLSPEKSLNQEVAATFKGDFGVVEVSYFKNDYKQLIAPAERMHQTQSMINYFNVQDIKLDGINLIGKLDWNGVFDKIPEGIYTTLAYSKMRVKEVKNYQGYMNIRSPLLDTIQPARYVVGVGYDQPDEKWGVNLTMTHSSGKNPDELRGNEQVGFANYERTATKKRTRSWHTFDLTGYITPWKHTTVRAGVYNLMNYRYTTWESVRQSSLNAIHQHTNVKDYARYAAPGRNYVVSFEMKF, from the coding sequence ATGAAAAATAAATTAAATCTGATTAGCCTTGCTCTTCTTAGCCTATTTGCCGTACAAAGCTATGCAGAACAAGCGGTACAATTAAATGATGTTTATGTCACAGGTACCAAAAAGAAAGCACATAAAAAAGAGAACGAAGTCACAGGCTTAGGGAAAGTAGTTAAAACACCAGATACTCTTAGTAAGGAGCAAGTGTTAGGAATACGAGATCTGACTCGTTACGACCCCGGTATTTCTGTCGTAGAACAAGGGAGAGGTGCAACGACAGGCTACTCAATTCGCGGGGTAGATCGTAATCGTGTGGGCTTGGCATTAGACGGTTTGCCACAGATTCAATCCTATGTAAGCCAATATTCACGTTCCTCAAGCGGTGCCATTAATGAAATAGAATACGAAAATCTGCGTTCGATCCAAATTAGTAAAGGGGCTAGTTCTTCTGAGTTTGGTAGTGGCTCACTAGGCGGTTCGGTGCAATTCCGTACCAAAGAGGTAAGCGACATTATTAAGCCAGGGCAATCTTGGGGATTAGATACCAAAAGTGCCTACAGTAGCAAAAATCAACAATGGTTAAACTCACTTGCTTTTGCGGGTACTCACAATGGCTTTGATGCTCTTGTGATTTACACTCACCGTGATGGTAAGGAAACGAAAGCTCATAAAGATGCAGAGAGTCGTTCTCAGAATATCACCCGAGTAGGAGTGGAAACCAACGAGCTTGATACCTCAAATAGATATACTGCGACGACGAATAATCAACATACTTATGGCTGGTTTTTGATTAAAGATGAATGTCCAACGTTAGATTGTACGCCGAAACAGATGGCTAGGGTGACAAAAGATACGCCATCTTTCCGTTCTTACCCTGAATATACTCCTGAGGAAAAACAGGCTTATGAGAACCAAAAACATATTACAGAGCGTCTAAATGCTCAGGATTACACTGGTGAATATAGAGCTTTACCTGATCCGCTTAAATATAAATCTGATTCTTGGCTGGTTAAATTGGGATACACATTCTCTCCGAAACATTATGTCGCTGGTACTTATGAACATAGCAAACAGCGTTACGACACCCGAGATATGACCTATACCGCTTATTGGCAACCATCGGATTTACTTAGAACTGGTAGAAATTGGTATCCAATGAATAATGCTAAAGGATTATATCGTGATAATGCTTTAGATGGTGTTGCTATTGACTACTTTACGGAAGATGGTGTGAAATCCTCAAAAGGTTTACGTTGGGCAAAAGCTCGTTTTATTGACGAGTGGCACACTCGTGATCGCTTAGGTGCTTTATATCGTTATACTAATCAAGATGGAAATCGTCTGATTGATAGACTATCCTTGAGTTTCGATCAGCAAAAAATTAATTTATCTACCCGCTTGAGAGAAAACAACTGTTCGGAATATCCAACCATAGATAAGAATTGCCGTGCAACTCTTGATAAACTTTGGTCTTCTACTAAAAATGAGCAAAGTTCTTATGAAGAAAAACACGACACTATTCAGCTCTCGTTAGATAAAACCGTACAAACGGGATTGGGTAAACATCAATTAAATATGTTATTAGGTTCAGACCGTTTCAATTCCACCTTAAAACGCCACGAAATTTTGAGTGAATTTTCTGTAGGGAGTTGGGGGCTTGTTAGAGACATTGGCTATCGAAATGGATCTTACAATAATCCTTATGTGTATGAGCTAAAAGATCAGGCAATTTATAGTAAAAATGAATGTGATTATAGTGGCACTATTGCAGGTAGGGCTGATTGTGCTACAAGTAAAATCAAAGGGCATAATCACTACATCGCTCTGAGAGATAATTTTGCCATAACCAAGTATTTGGATATTGGTTTGGGTTACCGTTTCGATAAGCATAAATTCCGTAGCACTCATCGCTGGGCAAATCAAGGCGATTATAAAAACAGTGCGTGGAATATTGGCATAGTCGCAAAACCAACGTCATTCCTATCGCTCTCTTATCGAGCATCATCTGGCTTTAGAGTGCCAAGTTTCCAAGAGCTATTTGGCTTACGTTATGATGGTGCAATGAAAGGCTCCAGCGATGCTTACCAAAAAACAGAGAAGTTATCTCCTGAAAAATCCTTAAACCAAGAGGTTGCTGCGACTTTCAAAGGTGATTTTGGTGTCGTTGAAGTCAGTTATTTCAAAAATGACTATAAGCAGTTAATTGCTCCAGCAGAAAGAATGCATCAAACTCAATCAATGATTAACTATTTTAATGTGCAAGATATTAAATTGGACGGCATTAATCTTATTGGTAAGCTAGATTGGAATGGGGTATTTGATAAAATTCCTGAGGGCATTTACACAACATTGGCTTATAGCAAAATGCGAGTAAAAGAGGTGAAAAACTATCAAGGGTATATGAATATTCGTTCTCCATTGTTAGATACCATTCAGCCTGCTCGCTATGTTGTAGGAGTGGGGTACGATCAGCCAGATGAAAAATGGGGCGTGAATCTAACAATGACACACTCCAGTGGAAAAAATCCAGATGAGTTAAGAGGTAATGAACAAGTCGGTTTTGCCAATTATGAGCGAACTGCCACGAAGAAAAGAACACGTTCTTGGCATACCTTTGACTTAACGGGATATATCACCCCTTGGAAACATACAACGGTACGAGCTGGTGTATATAATCTGATGAATTACCGTTACACCACTTGGGAATCCGTACGTCAATCTTCGCTTAACGCTATTCACCAGCACACTAATGTGAAAGATTACGCAAGATATGCGGCTCCGGGTAGAAATTATGTTGTTTCATTCGAAATGAAATTCTAA
- the mnmE gene encoding tRNA uridine-5-carboxymethylaminomethyl(34) synthesis GTPase MnmE has translation MKDTIVAQATPIGRGGVGILRISGPLAQEVAKEVLGKELKPRLANYLPFKDQDGTVLDQGIALFFKAPNSFTGEDVLELQGHGGQVILDILLKRILAVKGVRIARAGEFSEQAFLNDKLDLAQAEAIADLIDATSEQAARSALKSLQGEFSNKINQLVDSVIYLRTYVEAAIDFPDEEIDFLADGKIEGHLNDIIRQLNGVRKEAKQGAILREGMKVVIAGRPNAGKSSLLNALAGREAAIVTNIAGTTRDVLREHIHIDGMPLHIIDTAGLREASDEVEKIGIQRAWDEIEQADHVLLMIDSTEQTAEAFKTEWADFLAKLPQNIPVTVIRNKVDLSGEAEGLQELDGFTLIRLSAQTKVGVDLLREHLKKSMGYQSSTEGGFLARRRHLQALETAAEHLERGHIQLTQFFAGELLAEELRMVQNALSEITGQFTSDDLLGNIFSSFCIGK, from the coding sequence ATGAAAGATACGATTGTCGCCCAGGCAACCCCGATTGGTCGTGGGGGTGTGGGCATTTTACGCATCTCGGGGCCATTGGCTCAAGAGGTGGCAAAAGAAGTGCTGGGCAAAGAGCTAAAACCCCGCCTTGCCAACTATTTGCCGTTTAAAGATCAAGACGGCACGGTGTTAGACCAAGGCATTGCATTGTTCTTTAAAGCGCCGAATTCGTTTACCGGCGAAGACGTGTTAGAGCTGCAAGGGCATGGCGGTCAAGTGATCTTAGATATTTTACTGAAACGTATTTTAGCGGTTAAAGGCGTGCGTATTGCCCGTGCCGGTGAGTTTTCCGAGCAAGCGTTTTTAAACGATAAACTCGACCTTGCACAAGCGGAAGCGATTGCCGATTTAATTGATGCGACCAGCGAACAGGCAGCACGTTCGGCATTAAAATCGCTACAAGGTGAATTTTCCAATAAAATTAATCAGTTAGTTGATTCGGTTATTTATCTACGTACTTATGTGGAAGCGGCGATTGATTTCCCCGATGAAGAAATCGACTTTTTAGCGGACGGCAAAATCGAAGGGCATTTAAACGATATTATTCGCCAACTGAACGGCGTACGCAAAGAAGCGAAACAAGGTGCGATTTTGCGTGAAGGGATGAAAGTGGTGATTGCCGGTCGCCCGAATGCCGGTAAATCGAGCCTGTTAAACGCTTTAGCGGGCAGAGAAGCGGCGATTGTAACAAATATCGCCGGTACTACCCGTGACGTATTGCGTGAGCATATTCACATTGACGGTATGCCGCTGCATATTATTGATACCGCCGGTTTACGTGAAGCGAGCGATGAGGTGGAGAAAATCGGGATCCAACGTGCGTGGGACGAGATCGAACAGGCGGATCACGTATTATTGATGATCGACAGCACCGAACAAACGGCGGAAGCATTTAAGACCGAATGGGCGGACTTTTTAGCCAAATTACCGCAAAACATTCCGGTTACCGTGATTCGTAACAAAGTGGATTTATCCGGCGAGGCTGAAGGCTTACAAGAGTTGGACGGTTTTACTTTGATTCGTTTATCGGCACAAACCAAAGTGGGCGTGGACTTACTGCGTGAGCACCTTAAAAAATCAATGGGTTATCAAAGCTCGACCGAGGGCGGCTTCTTAGCTCGCCGCCGTCACTTACAGGCGTTGGAAACCGCCGCAGAGCATTTAGAACGCGGTCATATCCAATTAACCCAATTTTTCGCCGGCGAATTACTCGCAGAAGAATTGCGTATGGTACAAAATGCGTTAAGCGAAATTACCGGTCAATTTACCTCGGATGATCTGCTAGGCAATATCTTCAGTTCATTCTGTATCGGTAAATAA
- a CDS encoding ExbD/TolR family protein gives MAFGSFDKNENSVMSEINVTPLVDVMLVLLIVFMITMPILTQSIPLELPTSSIEKKDEPKDIFRVAINPTGIYLGEKLVNEEELKQSFLTKFQENKNTVIAISADISVEYQHIVKVLELAQNVGLTKIGFVTQPSK, from the coding sequence ATGGCATTTGGAAGTTTTGATAAAAATGAAAATTCGGTAATGTCAGAAATTAATGTTACGCCATTAGTTGATGTAATGTTGGTGTTATTAATTGTTTTTATGATCACAATGCCAATATTAACCCAATCTATTCCACTTGAATTACCAACCTCCAGTATTGAGAAAAAAGATGAGCCAAAAGATATCTTCAGAGTGGCGATTAATCCTACGGGCATTTATTTAGGCGAGAAGCTAGTGAATGAAGAAGAATTAAAACAATCTTTTCTGACAAAATTTCAGGAAAATAAAAATACCGTTATTGCTATTTCTGCGGATATTTCCGTGGAATATCAACATATCGTGAAAGTCCTTGAATTAGCTCAAAACGTCGGGCTAACGAAAATAGGCTTTGTGACTCAACCTAGTAAATAA
- the mioC gene encoding FMN-binding protein MioC, with protein MTKSICIITGSTLGGAEYVADHLESCLKAQDFEVELFNQATLADIQQQAHLIVVTSTHGAGELPDNIKPLFDELTASDLDLSGMKFGVVGLGSTDYDTFCHSVDIVENSLTAKGAKLVCESVRIDVANNFDHDGTAEEWLPSFVEQL; from the coding sequence ATGACTAAATCAATTTGCATTATTACAGGTAGTACATTAGGCGGTGCGGAATACGTTGCCGATCACCTCGAAAGCTGTTTAAAAGCGCAAGATTTTGAAGTGGAATTATTCAACCAAGCAACCTTGGCGGATATTCAGCAGCAAGCGCATTTAATTGTGGTGACTTCAACCCATGGCGCAGGCGAATTGCCGGATAACATCAAACCGTTATTTGACGAACTGACGGCAAGCGATTTAGATCTCAGCGGTATGAAATTCGGTGTGGTCGGTTTAGGCAGTACCGATTACGACACATTCTGCCATTCGGTGGATATCGTTGAAAACAGCTTGACCGCCAAAGGTGCGAAGCTGGTATGTGAATCGGTTCGCATTGATGTGGCAAACAATTTTGACCACGACGGCACCGCAGAAGAATGGCTGCCAAGTTTTGTTGAGCAGTTATAA
- a CDS encoding DMT family transporter has translation MIFIMLCLALLGGVALAIQASVNGKLGAQVGVFKSAFLTFSVGALVTGLLVFFFEPKHELTLFDVPKWQLMGALLGVPYIVIMVLAVGKIGTAVATVAVIFGQLAMSLLIDTFGWFHNEAIAFSIPRLLAVICLGIALYFIYQSNRQTAE, from the coding sequence ATGATTTTCATCATGTTATGTTTAGCCTTACTCGGTGGTGTTGCATTAGCCATTCAAGCGAGCGTAAACGGCAAATTAGGCGCACAGGTAGGTGTATTTAAAAGTGCGTTTTTGACTTTCTCGGTCGGGGCATTAGTCACCGGTTTATTGGTATTTTTCTTCGAGCCAAAGCACGAATTAACCCTATTTGACGTGCCAAAATGGCAGCTCATGGGCGCATTGCTTGGCGTACCTTATATCGTGATTATGGTACTTGCAGTGGGAAAAATCGGCACGGCGGTAGCAACAGTCGCCGTGATTTTCGGGCAATTAGCAATGAGCTTACTGATTGATACCTTCGGTTGGTTTCATAATGAAGCGATTGCGTTTTCAATCCCTCGCTTATTAGCGGTAATTTGTTTAGGTATTGCACTCTATTTTATCTACCAAAGCAACCGCCAAACGGCTGAATAA
- a CDS encoding transferrin-binding protein-like solute binding protein, whose protein sequence is MHFKLNPYALAFTSLFLVACSGGKGGFDLEDVRPNQTAKAEKATTSYQDEETKKKTKEELDKLMEPTLGVEAKIPRRNRALFDKEGNRKATPDTTDELSEAQIMAIWNENIDEIPHLKELNDKTTSGLIYHSHDGKQEDKKRNLQYVRSGYVFDESYSEIVKNKNGVPYIFKNGIDGYIYYLGTSPSKELPKGNKVTYKGTWDFTSDVKTSYELSGFSDAGNGKNVAATSISDNVNRDHKVGEKLGDNEVKGVAHSSEFAVDFDNKKLTGSLYRNGYINRNKAQEVTKRYSIEADITGNRFRGKAKAEKAGDPIFTDSNYLEGGFYGPKAEEMAGKFFTNNKSLFAVFAAKSENGETTTERIIDATKIDLTQFNAKELNNFGDASVLIIDGQKIDLAGVNFKNSKTVEINGKTMVAVACCSNLEYMKFGQLWQKEGKQQVKDNSLFLQGERTATDKMPAGGNYKYVGTWDALVSKGTNWIAEADNNRESGYRTEFDVNFSDKKVNGKLFDKGGVNPVFTVDATINGNGFIGSAKTSDSGFALDAGSSQHGNAVFSDIKVNGGFYGPTAGELGGQFHHKSDNGSVGAVFGAKRQIEK, encoded by the coding sequence ATGCATTTTAAACTTAATCCCTATGCGTTAGCGTTTACTTCGCTGTTTCTTGTCGCTTGTTCTGGCGGAAAAGGAGGTTTTGATTTAGAAGATGTTCGGCCAAATCAAACTGCAAAAGCAGAAAAAGCAACAACCTCTTATCAAGATGAGGAAACGAAGAAAAAGACAAAGGAAGAATTAGATAAGTTGATGGAGCCTACTTTGGGAGTTGAGGCAAAGATACCTCGCCGGAATAGAGCTTTATTTGATAAAGAAGGAAATCGAAAAGCAACACCTGATACAACTGATGAATTATCTGAAGCACAAATTATGGCGATTTGGAATGAAAATATAGATGAAATTCCTCACTTGAAAGAGTTAAACGATAAAACAACGAGTGGTTTAATTTATCACTCTCACGATGGTAAACAGGAGGACAAAAAACGAAATTTACAATATGTGCGTTCAGGCTATGTTTTCGATGAATCTTATAGTGAAATAGTAAAAAATAAGAATGGTGTACCCTATATTTTTAAAAATGGGATCGATGGTTACATTTACTATTTAGGGACAAGCCCGTCAAAAGAACTCCCTAAAGGAAATAAAGTTACCTATAAAGGTACTTGGGATTTCACCAGCGATGTTAAAACAAGCTACGAGTTAAGTGGATTTAGTGATGCTGGTAATGGTAAAAATGTTGCAGCTACATCTATTTCGGATAATGTCAATCGAGATCATAAAGTTGGTGAAAAACTAGGTGATAATGAAGTTAAAGGGGTAGCTCATTCTAGTGAATTTGCAGTAGATTTTGATAACAAAAAATTGACAGGTAGTTTATATCGTAATGGTTATATCAACAGAAATAAAGCGCAAGAAGTAACGAAACGCTATAGCATTGAAGCTGATATAACAGGCAACCGTTTTAGAGGAAAAGCCAAAGCAGAAAAAGCAGGTGATCCGATCTTTACTGATTCAAATTATCTTGAAGGGGGATTCTATGGTCCTAAAGCTGAAGAAATGGCAGGGAAATTTTTCACAAATAATAAATCTCTCTTTGCAGTATTTGCAGCTAAAAGTGAAAACGGCGAGACGACCACAGAACGAATCATTGATGCAACTAAAATTGATTTAACCCAATTTAATGCTAAAGAACTCAACAATTTTGGTGATGCCTCTGTTTTAATTATTGATGGACAAAAAATAGATCTAGCAGGTGTCAATTTTAAAAATAGTAAAACGGTTGAAATCAACGGCAAAACAATGGTAGCCGTAGCTTGCTGTAGTAATCTGGAATATATGAAATTTGGTCAATTGTGGCAAAAAGAGGGCAAACAACAAGTTAAAGATAATAGTTTATTCCTACAAGGTGAACGTACTGCAACGGATAAAATGCCCGCAGGAGGTAACTATAAGTATGTTGGAACTTGGGATGCACTCGTATCTAAAGGGACGAACTGGATAGCGGAAGCAGATAATAATCGAGAATCGGGCTATCGCACTGAATTTGATGTTAATTTTAGTGATAAAAAAGTAAACGGTAAGTTATTTGATAAAGGCGGTGTAAATCCTGTATTTACCGTAGATGCGACAATTAATGGTAATGGCTTTATCGGCAGTGCGAAAACCTCTGATAGTGGCTTTGCTTTAGATGCAGGCTCTAGCCAACACGGAAATGCGGTATTTAGTGATATAAAAGTCAATGGTGGCTTCTATGGTCCAACCGCTGGAGAACTTGGCGGACAATTCCATCATAAATCAGACAATGGCAGTGTTGGCGCTGTCTTTGGTGCAAAACGACAAATAGAAAAATAA
- a CDS encoding LysR substrate-binding domain-containing protein: protein MNHIQAMQAFVRVVESLSFHKSAEQLGIPRSTLSKWISDLEQHYAVKLLHRSTRTVMPTAEGQAYYLQAVRLLAEFDELEQQMHDKHRVVKGHLRVDMPMLFAEQLFIPKLPDFYQRYPQIKLTLGISDRAVNIAQDGVDCVIRIGEVHDQTLIGRKFANFDFVTCASPAYLTEYGIPQTPSELENHRLIGYFSDINGTRPLCFPQMEINQFHYSANGANGIVAMLKAGLGIGQPLRALVQTWLDTGELVEILADYPRPSLPAYLLTHERKQSARLRAFSDWVWEQFAHSS from the coding sequence ATGAATCATATTCAAGCAATGCAGGCTTTTGTACGAGTGGTTGAAAGCCTTTCTTTCCATAAATCCGCCGAACAACTTGGGATTCCTCGTTCTACATTAAGTAAATGGATCAGCGATTTAGAACAGCATTATGCAGTGAAATTGCTACATCGCTCCACCAGAACCGTGATGCCGACCGCCGAAGGGCAGGCGTATTATTTGCAAGCGGTCAGATTATTGGCGGAATTTGATGAATTGGAACAACAGATGCACGATAAACATCGTGTTGTAAAAGGACACTTACGGGTGGATATGCCGATGCTGTTTGCCGAGCAACTTTTTATTCCCAAATTACCTGATTTTTATCAGCGTTATCCGCAAATTAAGCTGACATTAGGCATTAGCGATCGGGCGGTGAATATTGCTCAAGACGGGGTGGATTGTGTGATTCGGATTGGTGAAGTTCATGATCAAACATTAATTGGACGAAAATTTGCTAATTTTGACTTTGTCACTTGCGCTTCGCCGGCCTATCTAACCGAATACGGCATACCGCAAACACCGAGTGAATTGGAAAATCATCGCTTAATCGGGTATTTTTCCGATATAAACGGCACGCGGCCGTTATGTTTTCCACAAATGGAAATAAATCAATTTCACTATTCGGCAAATGGGGCGAACGGGATTGTCGCGATGTTAAAAGCCGGTTTAGGTATCGGGCAACCGTTGCGTGCTTTGGTACAAACTTGGCTGGATACTGGAGAACTGGTAGAAATTTTAGCTGATTATCCACGCCCGAGTTTGCCGGCTTATTTGCTGACGCACGAACGCAAACAAAGCGCAAGATTACGTGCGTTTAGCGATTGGGTATGGGAACAGTTTGCTCACTCATCATAA
- the yidC gene encoding membrane protein insertase YidC, producing MNSNRSLLVLGLLLVSFLVFTQWQQDFNPEIQAQKQAQQQAQVASQSGDVPAASNANTVIAENATQGKTITIQSDVLRLTIDTLGGDVIASDLLAHNAELNSETPFKLLQTGATTYVAQSGLVGKNGIDTNTGRPQYQVAQDAFVLAEGQNEISVPMTFEKDGVLYTKTFVLKRGSYDVAVNFNVKNQSAQAIEVQPYGQLKHTLVESSGSLTMPTYTGGAYSSSETNYKKYSFDEMAKANLNIDTKAGWVAVLQHYFVSAWVPNQDAQNSLYSRTNNGIATIGYRGPVTEVAPNSEATITSQLWTGPKDQKEMEATAANLDLTVDYGWAWFIAKPLFALLTFIQSIVTNWGLAIIGVTLVVKTILYPLTKAQYTSMAKMRMLQPKIQEMRERFGDDRQRMSQEMMKLYKDEKVNPMGGCLPILIQMPIFIALYWTFMEAVELRHAPFFGWIQDLSAQDPYYILPLLMGGSMFLLQKMSPTPVADPVQQKVMTFMPVLFTVFFLWFPSGLVLYWLTSNLITIAQQWLIYRNLEKKGLHSRKK from the coding sequence ATGAATTCAAATCGTAGTTTACTGGTACTGGGGCTGTTATTGGTGTCTTTCCTTGTGTTCACTCAGTGGCAACAAGATTTTAACCCTGAAATTCAGGCGCAAAAACAAGCACAACAACAAGCTCAAGTTGCATCACAATCAGGCGATGTGCCTGCTGCATCTAACGCAAATACCGTTATTGCGGAGAATGCAACCCAAGGTAAAACCATCACTATCCAAAGTGATGTATTACGTTTAACCATCGACACTTTAGGTGGCGATGTGATTGCTTCGGATTTATTAGCGCATAATGCGGAATTAAATTCTGAAACACCATTTAAATTATTACAAACCGGTGCAACAACTTATGTTGCTCAGAGTGGTTTAGTGGGTAAAAACGGTATTGATACCAATACAGGTCGTCCGCAATACCAAGTTGCGCAAGACGCATTTGTATTAGCTGAAGGTCAAAATGAAATCAGTGTACCAATGACATTTGAAAAAGACGGTGTGCTTTACACCAAAACTTTCGTGTTAAAACGTGGTAGCTATGATGTTGCAGTGAACTTCAATGTGAAAAACCAATCTGCGCAAGCAATCGAAGTTCAGCCTTACGGTCAGTTAAAACATACTTTAGTAGAAAGTTCTGGCAGTTTAACTATGCCAACTTATACCGGCGGTGCGTATTCTTCATCGGAAACCAACTATAAAAAATATAGTTTTGATGAAATGGCAAAAGCGAATTTAAACATTGATACGAAAGCCGGTTGGGTTGCAGTATTACAACACTACTTCGTTTCTGCTTGGGTACCGAATCAAGATGCACAAAACTCACTTTACTCTCGTACGAACAACGGTATTGCGACTATTGGCTACCGTGGTCCGGTAACAGAAGTGGCGCCAAACAGCGAAGCGACGATTACCAGCCAATTATGGACCGGTCCGAAAGACCAAAAAGAGATGGAAGCGACTGCGGCAAACCTTGATTTAACCGTAGATTACGGTTGGGCGTGGTTTATCGCAAAACCGTTATTTGCGTTACTCACTTTCATTCAAAGCATCGTGACTAACTGGGGCTTAGCGATTATCGGTGTAACGCTTGTGGTTAAAACGATTCTTTATCCGTTAACCAAAGCGCAATACACTTCTATGGCGAAAATGCGTATGTTACAGCCGAAAATCCAAGAAATGCGTGAGCGTTTCGGTGATGATCGTCAACGTATGAGCCAAGAAATGATGAAGCTCTATAAAGATGAGAAAGTAAACCCGATGGGCGGCTGTTTACCGATTCTTATCCAAATGCCAATTTTCATCGCATTATATTGGACGTTTATGGAAGCGGTAGAACTTCGTCACGCACCGTTCTTCGGTTGGATTCAAGACTTATCGGCACAAGACCCGTACTACATTCTTCCATTATTAATGGGTGGTTCGATGTTCTTGTTACAAAAAATGTCGCCGACACCAGTGGCAGATCCGGTACAACAAAAAGTGATGACTTTTATGCCGGTTTTATTCACGGTATTCTTCCTCTGGTTCCCATCAGGCTTAGTGCTTTACTGGTTAACTTCAAACTTAATCACGATTGCACAACAATGGTTGATTTACCGTAACCTTGAGAAAAAAGGCTTACACTCTCGTAAAAAATAA
- a CDS encoding DMT family transporter, with the protein MQIILILATILAGAGLSVEAGLLGPLGQQVGKLWATLSIFGVGACLTFLLMLFFSPRNTPSYFSLPGWQLTGGILGPVYVVILTLATPVIGVAMTMIGVLVGQIFQSLLNDHFALFGSQHHKINKHRLIALGFIVLALGFIIWGEM; encoded by the coding sequence ATGCAAATCATTTTAATTTTAGCGACCATTCTTGCCGGTGCCGGGTTGTCGGTGGAAGCCGGTTTACTTGGGCCGTTAGGGCAACAAGTCGGCAAACTTTGGGCAACTTTGAGTATTTTCGGTGTCGGAGCCTGTTTAACCTTTTTACTGATGCTATTTTTCTCACCACGCAATACGCCATCTTATTTTTCACTACCCGGTTGGCAACTGACCGGCGGTATCCTAGGACCAGTTTATGTGGTGATCTTAACTCTCGCGACACCAGTCATCGGTGTGGCAATGACGATGATTGGTGTCTTGGTCGGACAAATTTTTCAAAGTTTATTAAATGACCATTTTGCGCTGTTCGGATCACAACATCATAAGATCAATAAACACCGTTTAATTGCGCTCGGTTTTATCGTATTGGCGTTGGGCTTTATTATTTGGGGAGAGATGTAA